In Taeniopygia guttata chromosome 7, bTaeGut7.mat, whole genome shotgun sequence, a single window of DNA contains:
- the C1QL2 gene encoding complement C1q-like protein 2: protein MAVALLVAVPLLLLQAPADTGAHYEMMGTCRMICDPYSGGRPPGPGSTAAVEALQDLGANAPPPFAQGPKGEPGRPGKPGPRGPPGEPGPPGPRGPPGERGDAGKPGLPGLALAGAGGGGSGGGAAAGGEAAGGLSAAFSGPRIAFYVGLKSPHEGYEVLKFDDVVTNLGNHYDPASGKFTCQVRGIYFFTYHILMRGGDGTSMWADLCKNGQVRASAIAQDADQNYDYASNSVVLHLDSGDEVYVKLDGGKAHGGNNNKYSTFSGFLLYPD from the exons ATGGCCGTCGCGCTGCTGGTCGCcgtgcccctgctgctgctgcaagcgCCCGCCGACACCGGCGCCCACTACGAGATGATGGGCACCTGCCGCATGATCTGCGACCCGTACAGCGGCGGGcggccgcccggccccggcagcaCGGCCGCCGTGGAGGCCCTGCAGGACCTGGGCGCCAACGCCCCGCCGCCCTTCGCCCAGGGACCCAAGGGGGAGCCGGGCCGACCGGGCAagccgggcccccgcgggccgcccgGGGAGccgggcccgcccggcccgcggggcCCGCCGGGGGAGCGGGGCGACGCGGGGAAGCCGGGGCTGCCCGGGCTGGCGCTggcgggcgcgggcggcggcgggagcggcggcggggcggcggcgggcggcgagGCGGCGGGCGGGCTGAGCGCCGCCTTCAGCGGGCCGCGCATCGCCTTCTACGTGGGGCTCAAGAGCCCCCACGAGGGCTATGAGGTCCTCAAGTTCGACGACGTGGTGACCAACCTGGGCAACCACTACGACCCGGCCAGCGGCAAGTTCACCTGCCAGGTGCGCGGCATCTACTTCTTCACCTACCACATCCTCATGCGCGGCGGCGACGGCACCAGCATGTGGGCCGACCTCTGCAAGAACGGCCAG GTGCGGGCCAGTGCCATCGCCCAGGATGCAGACCAGAACTACGACTATGCCAGCAACAGCGTGGTGCTGCACCTGGACTCCGGCGACGAAGTGTATGTCAAGCTGGATGGAGGCAAAGCACACGGAGGCAACAACAATAAGTACAGCACTTTCTCTGGCTTTCTTTTGTACCCTGATTGA